The following coding sequences are from one Bufo bufo chromosome 2, aBufBuf1.1, whole genome shotgun sequence window:
- the GLRX gene encoding glutaredoxin-1 isoform X2, whose protein sequence is MAQNYVQSKLSASKVTMFEKISCPFCVRAKGILQKYKFKEGHLEIINIANLDILNSVQDYFLQITGERTVPRIFIGEKCIGGCSDLVPLDGSGELEKMLISLGALQ, encoded by the exons ATGGCTCAGAATTATGTCCAGAGTAAACTCTCTGCCTCCAAAGTAACCATGTTCGAGAAGATCTCATGTCCTTTTTGTGTCAGAGCAAAAGGAATTCTGCAGAAATACAAGTTCAAGGAGGGTCACCTGGAAATCATTAATATTGCCAATCTGGATATACTGAACAGTGTGCAGGATTACTTCTTACAGATCACTGGGGAGAGGACG GTACCTCGTATTTTCATTGGAGAGAAGTGTATTGGAGGCTGTTCTGATCTGGTACCCCTAGATGGCAGTGGAGAGCTAGAGAAAATGCTGATATCACTTGGAGCCCTGCAGTAA
- the GLRX gene encoding glutaredoxin-1 isoform X1: MSLDLRAMAQNYVQSKLSASKVTMFEKISCPFCVRAKGILQKYKFKEGHLEIINIANLDILNSVQDYFLQITGERTVPRIFIGEKCIGGCSDLVPLDGSGELEKMLISLGALQ, from the exons atgtcactggatctaagag CCATGGCTCAGAATTATGTCCAGAGTAAACTCTCTGCCTCCAAAGTAACCATGTTCGAGAAGATCTCATGTCCTTTTTGTGTCAGAGCAAAAGGAATTCTGCAGAAATACAAGTTCAAGGAGGGTCACCTGGAAATCATTAATATTGCCAATCTGGATATACTGAACAGTGTGCAGGATTACTTCTTACAGATCACTGGGGAGAGGACG GTACCTCGTATTTTCATTGGAGAGAAGTGTATTGGAGGCTGTTCTGATCTGGTACCCCTAGATGGCAGTGGAGAGCTAGAGAAAATGCTGATATCACTTGGAGCCCTGCAGTAA